A segment of the Halosolutus amylolyticus genome:
CCAGTCGTCGGGATCGTCGAAGAGGTCGCCACCGGCGTCGTCGATCAGATCTTCTTTCGTTGCGGTCTCCAGCGACGAGATGACCTCGAAGCCGACGTCGGGCCGATAGTCGTCTCCTAACACGACTACCAGGTCATCATCGTCATCGTCGTCCTGGGCAGCGGCGGTCGCCGCCGTCGCGCCTGCGCCGAGAGCGATTCCCGTCGCAGCGAGCGTTTCTTTCGTTCCGATCGAGCGACTCGCGTCCGATTGCCCGTTGGTTTCTTTTGACATGTCTCTCACCTGTACCCCCTCTTCGGGGTGGACGTTCCTTACTGCAATTTCGTATAAGTCGGCCCGATCGTTTCACCGACCAAGACGAACTGTACCCGAAGAACGCCCCATTAGGACCCCGGCCGCACGGGTTCTGGCGTCGTCGATTCGCCGATCGATCGGGAACGAACGGAACTCGCTCGACGCCGGCCACGATCGGGGACGGTCGCAGTCGGGTTCCGTCGGCACGGGCGCCACGAAAACGAGTGATTGTGTGGTCGGAGACTGGTCACGACACCGGCCCGCTGACGGTGTGGACGTCTAGCGATCGGTTCGCGATACCACCGCCGATCCCGGATCTGGGACGAGATCGACCCGGATCGGCGGCCGACACCGATCGAAGCGGTCACTCGCGACGGACGTACTCGACGAACGCGAACCCGTCGTGGTCGTCGCGCGTGACCTCCCGAAACGACTCCGGGTCCCACTCCGGGAATCGCGTGTCGCCGTCGGGCGCGTCGTGAACCTCGGTGACGATCAGCCGATCGATCGCGGGCAGGAACTGCTCGTACACCGACGCGCCGCCGGCGACGAACGCCCGATCGGTGCCGTCGTGGCGCTCGCGGGCCGCGGTTTCGGCCGCCTCGATCGCGCTCTCGAGGTCGGACGCCACGACGGCGTTCTCGGGCGTTTCGAGGTCCCGACTCGTCAGGACGATCGTCGTCCGGCCGGGGAGCGGTTCGCCGAGGGCCTCGACGATCCCCTCGTAGGTGACCCGCCCCATGATGACGGGATGGTCCATCGTCGTCTCCTTGAAGTGCTCGAGATCCGCGGGGATGTGCCACGGCATCTCGCCGTCCCTGCCAATGACGCCGTTTGCCGCGACGGCGGCGATCGCGACGAGTTCGAGGTCGGTCTCGCGAACGGCCGCCGGGAGGGACTCGCGAGAGGCCGTCATTCGGCCACCGAGAACGCGATCCCCTCGTGGGAGTCGTACTCGCGCAACTGGACGTCCTCGTAGCTGAGGTCGTCGATCGACGTCGCCGCGAGGTCGAGGGTCGGTCGATCGAGCGGTTCCCGCGACAGCTGTTCGAGCAGACCGGGGACGTGATCGAGGCGCTCGTCGCCCTCGGCCTCCGGCGGCGCTTCGGACTCGAGCCACCCCTTGACGTCCAGGTACTCCTCGCGATCGTCGACGTCGGCGAGTCGGGACTGGAGTTCGTCGAGGTGCTCGCCGTACCACTCGCCCCGATCGCCACGACCGCAGTAGACATGGGCGTCGACGACGGTGTGTGCGAAGGTTCCGGGCTCGTAGCCGGTCTGCTGGGCGACGACGTTCGTCAGGAGCGCGTAGGCGGCGATGTTGAACGGGATTCCCAGCGCCGTATCGCCGGACCGCTGCGTGAGGTGGCAGTTCAGCCGATCGCCCTGAACGTTGAAGACGAACGAGTAGTGACAGGGCGGAAGCGTCGAGACGGCCGCGTTGGCGGGGTGCCACGCGTTCACGACGAGCCGTCGCGAGTTCGGACTGTCCGAGAGCGTGTCGATCACGTACTGTAACTGGTCGAACGTGCGGCGGCCGTCGTCCTCGACGGTGACCCACCGGTGGGCGTCGTCCGGCCAGGACTCGCCGTCGAGTTGCGCGTCGTCCTCCGGAACCGGGTACCGCCGCCAGAAGCGGCCGTAGGCGGTGTCGAGCCGCCCCTCCTCGTCGGCCCACGCGTCCCAGATCTTCGTCTTCTCGCGGAGATCGCGGATGTGTTCCTCGCCGGAGAGATACCAGCAGACCTCGTGAAGCATCGAGTTCCACCGGTAGCCGTCCATCTCCTTCGTCGTGAGCAGGGGATACCCCTTCCCGAGGTTAACCTCGTAGTGCTCGCTGAACGAGGCAATCGTGTCGACGCCGGTCCGGTTGGGCTTGTAGGTGCCCCCGGAGAGTACCGAATCGACGAGATCGAGGTACTGGTGCATTGTCGCCCCGTTTAGCGCGCTGGTTCTTTAGCGTTGACTTCTGGGACCTCTTGCAGAACCGACCCGTTTTCCGAAGTGGCCCCGTCTCATACGGTTTACTGTACGTCATTTCCGGCGCAACCGCGATCCGGGCGGCGGTTGCGCCGGTAAATCGTTACAGCGATCCGTATCAGTACGATTCGATATCGATCTCGTCGATTCGTTCGAAGTGTTCGACGTTTCTCGTGAGGACCGATTCCTCGTGGACGAGCGCCGTCGCACCGATGATCGTATCACCGATCCCGATCGCCTGTCCTTCCGCAGCCAGGCGGCCATCGATTCGTCCGGCTTTCTTCATCACTGCGCCGTCGGCAGGATACGTCGGCTTCGTTTCGAGGACGGCTTCGATGTGTCGCCGCCGCTCGCTCGGCGTCTCCACTCGTTCGAGGCTGTGATAGAGTTCGAACTGGGAGACGGCCGACACCCGAAGCGGGACGTGTTGCTCTTCGAGGGCAGCGATCTTTCGCTTCGCTCGATCGGAATCCTGCATCAGGTCGATAAGAACGTCCGTATCGACGATCACGAGTCCATTCGGTCGACGCGTCGGTCGAGTTCGTCTCGCGATCGATCGTTCCGCTCGCGAATCGCTTCGCGCAACTCCTCGGCTTCGGCATCGGAGAGGAGTCCCGCGAGATCGAGCAGTGACCGCTCGCCGGCGATTCGCTCGACGGTGTCGGAGAACGACTCTCCAGCCTGTTTGCGGCTTTTGAGCCGCTGGTACGCGTCCTCGGTAAGCCGAACGTTTCGGTACTCGGTATCGCCCATGCACACATATGTGTGCAGACTTCGCTTAAGTGTTGGGGCGGACGTCACAAGCCGGCTCTCTCCGAACGGTGTGCCGAGCCGCCATCGTCGTATGCGATCGGTTTCTCCCACGATCGTGTATATTTCCGCTGTCGGAAAGAGCAACGCTTACAGGTTCGTGCGTTCCGATGTCGACCATGCGAGAACACGTTCTGCTGATCGGTGGCGGCGGCCGCGAGCACGCTATCGCTCGTGCGCTCGAGGACAGCGAAGCGGAGCTCTACGCCTGCGCCGGGAACCGCAACCCCGGCATCGCCCGGATCGCGACCGGGTTCGAAACGCTCGACACGACCGACCCCGAGGCGGTCGTCGAATACGCGGAGAAAGTCGACGCGACGATCGCCGTCGTCGGTCCCGAGGCGCCGCTCGCGGCCGGCGTTGCGGACGCGCTCGAGGCCGCGGGGATCTACCCCTTCGGACCGAAGGAAGCCGACGCCCGCATCGAGACGGACAAGGCCTTCCAGCGTCGGTTCATGGAAGAGAACGACGTTCCGGGCTGTCCGGACTTCGAGACGTTCGACGACGTGGAGGCCGCCTGTGACTTTATCGACGAGTACGACGGCGACCTCGCGATCAAACCCGCCGGACTCACCGGCGGCAAGGGCGTAAAGGTCATCGGCGATCAGGTCACCACCGAGGAGGGCAAGGCGTACGTTCGCGACTCGAACTACGATCGGATCGTCCTCGAAGAGCGCCTGATCGGCGAGGAGTTCACCGTCCAGGCGGTCGTCGCCAACGGCGAGTTCGAGACCGCGCCCGCGGTCCAGGACCACAAGCGCGCCTACGAGGGCGACGAGGGGCCGAACACCGGCGGTATGGGCAGTTACTCCGACGCGACGACCGCCCTGCCGTTCATGACCGAGGACGACTACGACGCGGCCGTCGAGATCATCGAGGCGACCGTCGATGCGCTCGAGGATTACCGTGGTATCCTCTACGGCCAGTTCATGCTGACGAGCGAGGGACCGAAGGTCGTCGAGTTCAACGCCCGCTTCGGCGACCCCGAGGCGATGAACACCCTGCCGGTCCTCGAAACGGACTTCCTCGACGTCCTGACGGCCGCACGCGACGGCGAAGCGCCGCCCGAACTCGACTTCGCCGACCAGGCGACGGTCTGCAAGTACGCCGTGCCCGAGGGCTACCCGACAGACCCCGAGGCGGGTGCGAAGGTACAGGTCGACGAGGAGAGCGCCGGAGACGCACTGCTCTACTACGCCAGCGTGGACGAACGCGAGGACGGCATCTACACGACGACCTCCCGATCG
Coding sequences within it:
- the purD gene encoding phosphoribosylamine--glycine ligase — translated: MREHVLLIGGGGREHAIARALEDSEAELYACAGNRNPGIARIATGFETLDTTDPEAVVEYAEKVDATIAVVGPEAPLAAGVADALEAAGIYPFGPKEADARIETDKAFQRRFMEENDVPGCPDFETFDDVEAACDFIDEYDGDLAIKPAGLTGGKGVKVIGDQVTTEEGKAYVRDSNYDRIVLEERLIGEEFTVQAVVANGEFETAPAVQDHKRAYEGDEGPNTGGMGSYSDATTALPFMTEDDYDAAVEIIEATVDALEDYRGILYGQFMLTSEGPKVVEFNARFGDPEAMNTLPVLETDFLDVLTAARDGEAPPELDFADQATVCKYAVPEGYPTDPEAGAKVQVDEESAGDALLYYASVDEREDGIYTTTSRSFALVGVADSIAEAEDLAEDALAVAGEEGLHVRHDIGKPDLVQQRIDHVNELRGE
- a CDS encoding antitoxin VapB family protein; protein product: MGDTEYRNVRLTEDAYQRLKSRKQAGESFSDTVERIAGERSLLDLAGLLSDAEAEELREAIRERNDRSRDELDRRVDRMDS
- the thyA gene encoding thymidylate synthase; its protein translation is MHQYLDLVDSVLSGGTYKPNRTGVDTIASFSEHYEVNLGKGYPLLTTKEMDGYRWNSMLHEVCWYLSGEEHIRDLREKTKIWDAWADEEGRLDTAYGRFWRRYPVPEDDAQLDGESWPDDAHRWVTVEDDGRRTFDQLQYVIDTLSDSPNSRRLVVNAWHPANAAVSTLPPCHYSFVFNVQGDRLNCHLTQRSGDTALGIPFNIAAYALLTNVVAQQTGYEPGTFAHTVVDAHVYCGRGDRGEWYGEHLDELQSRLADVDDREEYLDVKGWLESEAPPEAEGDERLDHVPGLLEQLSREPLDRPTLDLAATSIDDLSYEDVQLREYDSHEGIAFSVAE
- a CDS encoding dihydrofolate reductase; the protein is MTASRESLPAAVRETDLELVAIAAVAANGVIGRDGEMPWHIPADLEHFKETTMDHPVIMGRVTYEGIVEALGEPLPGRTTIVLTSRDLETPENAVVASDLESAIEAAETAARERHDGTDRAFVAGGASVYEQFLPAIDRLIVTEVHDAPDGDTRFPEWDPESFREVTRDDHDGFAFVEYVRRE
- a CDS encoding calcium-binding protein: MSKETNGQSDASRSIGTKETLAATGIALGAGATAATAAAQDDDDDDDLVVVLGDDYRPDVGFEVISSLETATKEDLIDDAGGDLFDDPDDWDAYVISSDNDGDAPMWGVLFTEDVDLDPGDSETMGDDGDFRDAQLNVIEVEL
- a CDS encoding type II toxin-antitoxin system VapC family toxin, coding for MIVDTDVLIDLMQDSDRAKRKIAALEEQHVPLRVSAVSQFELYHSLERVETPSERRRHIEAVLETKPTYPADGAVMKKAGRIDGRLAAEGQAIGIGDTIIGATALVHEESVLTRNVEHFERIDEIDIESY